In Bactrocera oleae isolate idBacOlea1 chromosome 3, idBacOlea1, whole genome shotgun sequence, a genomic segment contains:
- the LOC106625111 gene encoding protein RCC2 homolog: MSAKRKAGGSGNGPNKRRPKKQEIEEDFSEASSDEVQSTSNQVEVLIPNDDLDPPSKLPEDLLLSLDKTPGKLLIAGMVTWDLTGKRDRKNVVKVRPNLYNFHRFSDEKYRFCATGPSSAHTLLINMDRKALAFGRNPSGQLGLSDVKICEIPTLVPGLEKFNIVQAACGRHHSLFLTDTGTVYACGENKSGQCGIGNTLPVVNKPTPINYQGSPIIRIGCGAEFSVILDIKGNLYTFGLPEYGQLGHNTDAKYFVNANKLSFHFETSPKKVVLYIEKNKEGHVTPVDNVQIVDFACGNNHTVAIDSKKRVYSWGFGGFGRLGHAEPKDEMVPRLIKYFDTQGRGARNVYCGATFSLIVNELGVLFLFGQNKKTGEANMYPKPVQDLSGWNITDIGSGNTSIIISADDTLIAWGASPTYGELGLGEFQKSSTVPKEVPKMDNIKIPQVAVGYSHTVLLVDTDHEPTKLKYEKLPEYTIDN, encoded by the exons ATGTCTGCGAAACGTAAAGCTGGTGGAAGTGGTAATGGACCTAACAAGCGCCGCCCTAAAAAACAGGAGATTGAAGAGGATTTTAGTGAGGCTTCTAGTGACGAAGTCCAATCTACCTCAAATCAAGTGGAAGTTTTAATTCCCAATGATGATTTGGATCCGCCTAGCAAGTTACCCGAAGATCTTCTCTTATCTCTAGATAAGACGCCGGGCAAATTATTGATTGCTGGAATGGTAACATGGGACTTAACCGGGAAACGTGAccgaaaaaatgttgttaaagtGCGGCCCAATCTTTATAATTTTCATCGTTTTTCTGATGAAAAG TACCGCTTTTGTGCAACTGGTCCAAGCTCCGCTCATACACTCCTTATTAATATGGATCGCAAGGCTCTAGCATTTGGTCGTAATCCTTCAGGACAATTAGGTTTGTCCGatgtaaaaatatgtgaaattccTACTTTGGTTCCAGGATTGGAGAAATTTAATATCGTCCAAGCAGCATGTGGTCGACATCATTCCCTCTTTTTGACTGACACAGGTACAGTTTACGCCTGTGGGGAAAATAAGTCTGGCCAATGTGGTATTGGAAACACACTTCCGGTGGTAAATAAACCAACTCCGATAAATTATCAAGGATCTCCAATCATTAGAATTGGTTGTGGAGCTGAATTTTCGGTGATTCTCGATATTAAAGgtaatttatatacttttggATTACCTGAATATGGCCAGCTGGGACATAACACAGACGCAAAATACTTTGTTAATGCCAACAAATTGTCATTCCACTTTGAAACATCGCCTAAAAAGgttgtattatatattgagAAGAATAAGGAAGGACACGTTACACCTGTGGACAATGTTCAAATTGTGGACTTTGCTTGCGGTAATAATCATACG gtcGCCATTGACTCAAAAAAGCGCGTGTATAGTTGGGGTTTCGGTGGTTTTGGTCGTTTGGGTCATGCTGAACCAAAAGATGAAATGGTACCccgtttaattaaatattttgacactCAAGGGCGTGGTGCCCGTAATGTATACTGTGGTGCAACTTTTAGTCTCATTGTCAATGAACTAGGTGTCCTGTTCTTATTTGGACAAAACAAAAAGACTGGAGAAGCAAACATGTACCCAAAACCTGTGCAGGATTTATCGG GCTGGAACATCACTGACATTGGTTCTGGAAACACTTCTATTATTATTTCTGCTGACGATACCTTAATCGCATGGGGTGCTTCTCCAACTTATGGAGAATTAGGCCTTGGTGAATTCCAAAAGTCTTCGACTGTCCCTAAGGAAGTGCCCAAAATggataatataaaaatacctCAGGTTGCTGTTGGTTACTCTCATACAGTTTTACTTGTTGATACTGATCACGAGCCAACAAAACTAAAGTATGAAAAACTGCCAGAATATACCATCGATAATTGA